A single region of the Cereibacter sphaeroides 2.4.1 genome encodes:
- a CDS encoding heavy-metal-associated domain-containing protein encodes MTKLSIPDMSCGHCRASIEGALAPLPGFEGIRFDPEARTADVEGSVPERTLLSALDSIGFPAEVVR; translated from the coding sequence ATGACCAAGCTGTCCATCCCCGACATGTCCTGCGGCCATTGCCGCGCCTCGATCGAGGGCGCGCTCGCGCCGCTTCCGGGCTTCGAGGGCATCCGCTTCGACCCCGAGGCCCGCACCGCCGACGTCGAGGGCTCCGTCCCCGAACGGACGCTGCTCTCCGCCTTGGACTCCATCGGTTTCCCGGCAGAGGTCGTGCGCTGA
- the ndk gene encoding nucleoside-diphosphate kinase → MAIERTLSIIKPDATRRNLTGKINAKFEEAGLRIVAQKRIHLSLAQAQKFYGVHKDRPFFGELTEFMASEPVVVQVLEGEGAIAKNREVMGATNPANADAGTIRKEFALSVGENSVHGSDAPETAAEEIAFFFSGLELVG, encoded by the coding sequence ATGGCCATCGAACGCACCCTGTCGATCATCAAGCCCGACGCCACCCGCCGCAACCTGACCGGCAAGATCAACGCCAAGTTCGAGGAAGCCGGCCTGCGCATCGTGGCGCAGAAGCGCATCCACCTGTCGCTCGCTCAGGCGCAGAAGTTCTACGGCGTCCACAAGGACCGCCCCTTCTTCGGCGAACTGACCGAATTCATGGCGTCCGAGCCGGTGGTCGTGCAGGTGCTGGAAGGCGAAGGCGCCATCGCGAAGAACCGCGAAGTGATGGGCGCGACCAACCCGGCCAATGCCGATGCGGGCACGATCCGCAAGGAATTCGCGCTGTCGGTCGGCGAGAACTCGGTCCACGGCTCGGATGCGCCGGAAACCGCGGCCGAAGAGATCGCCTTCTTCTTCTCGGGCCTCGAACTCGTCGGCTGA
- a CDS encoding ABC-F family ATP-binding cassette domain-containing protein, producing MLRISDISYSVEGRPLFQGASATIPTGHKVGLVGRNGTGKTTLFRLIRGELALEGGEIALPARSRIGGVAQEVPSSSTSLLDTVLAADTERAALMEEAETATDPHRIAEIQHRLADIDAWSAEGRASAILKGLGFDAEAQLRPCSDFSGGWRMRVALAGVLFAQPDLLLLDEPTNYLDLEGALWLESYLQKYPHTVLIISHDRGLLNRAVQGILHLDQKKLTYWTGPYDQFARQMAEKRAVQAAEAKKQEARRAHLQSFVDRFKAKASKAVQAQSRVKMLEKMTPITPPEEAKRQVFTFPKPEELSPPIITMEGVSVGYDGPPVLRRLSLRIDQDDRIALLGRNGEGKSTLSKLLAGKLAAQEGRMVSSSKLRIGYFAQHQVDELHIEETPLQHVMRLRPDEGQPRLRARLAGFGLMADQAETAVGRLSGGQKARLSLLLATIDAPHLLILDEPTNHLDMESREALVEALTEYSGAVVLVSHDMHLLGLVADRLWLVKGGAVAPFTEDLEAYRRQLLAGDDPPPEKKAEKPAPKAASREEKLALRAEVRRCEERLEKLNGMRDKLATKLADPALYEPERLGEMETWQKKYAEVMEGLDRAEALWLTAQERLEAAG from the coding sequence ATGCTGCGCATTTCGGACATCTCCTACTCGGTCGAGGGACGGCCGCTCTTTCAGGGCGCCTCCGCTACGATTCCCACCGGCCACAAGGTCGGCCTCGTCGGCCGTAACGGCACCGGCAAGACCACGCTCTTCCGGCTGATCCGGGGCGAGCTCGCGCTGGAAGGGGGCGAGATCGCCCTGCCCGCCCGCTCGCGCATCGGCGGCGTGGCGCAGGAGGTGCCCTCCTCCTCGACTTCGCTTCTCGACACGGTGCTGGCCGCCGATACCGAACGCGCCGCGCTGATGGAGGAGGCCGAGACCGCCACCGATCCGCACCGGATCGCCGAGATCCAGCATCGTCTGGCCGATATCGACGCCTGGTCGGCCGAGGGCCGCGCCTCGGCGATCCTGAAGGGGCTGGGTTTCGACGCCGAGGCGCAGCTTCGCCCCTGCTCCGACTTCTCGGGCGGCTGGCGGATGCGCGTGGCGCTGGCGGGCGTCCTGTTCGCCCAGCCGGACCTGCTCCTCCTTGACGAGCCTACCAACTACCTCGACCTCGAAGGCGCGCTCTGGCTCGAGAGCTACCTGCAGAAATATCCGCACACCGTGCTCATCATCTCGCACGACCGCGGGCTCTTGAACCGCGCGGTGCAGGGCATCCTGCATCTCGACCAGAAGAAGCTGACCTACTGGACCGGCCCCTACGACCAGTTCGCCCGCCAGATGGCCGAGAAGCGCGCCGTGCAGGCCGCCGAAGCCAAGAAACAGGAGGCCCGCCGGGCCCACCTGCAGAGCTTCGTCGACCGGTTCAAGGCCAAGGCCTCGAAGGCGGTGCAGGCCCAGAGCCGGGTGAAGATGCTCGAGAAGATGACGCCGATCACGCCGCCCGAAGAGGCGAAGCGGCAGGTCTTCACCTTCCCCAAGCCCGAGGAACTGTCGCCGCCCATCATCACGATGGAGGGCGTGTCGGTCGGCTACGATGGCCCGCCCGTGCTCCGCCGCCTGAGCCTGCGGATCGACCAGGACGACCGGATCGCCCTTCTCGGCCGCAACGGCGAGGGCAAGTCCACACTCTCGAAGCTGCTCGCCGGCAAGCTTGCGGCGCAGGAGGGGCGGATGGTCAGCTCCTCGAAGCTGCGCATCGGCTATTTCGCCCAGCATCAGGTGGACGAACTCCACATCGAAGAGACGCCGCTCCAGCATGTGATGCGCCTGCGCCCCGACGAGGGCCAGCCGCGGCTGCGCGCCCGTCTCGCGGGCTTCGGGCTGATGGCCGATCAGGCCGAGACCGCCGTGGGGCGGCTGTCGGGAGGGCAGAAGGCGCGGCTCTCGCTGCTCCTCGCCACCATCGATGCGCCGCACCTGCTGATCCTCGACGAGCCCACCAACCACCTCGACATGGAAAGCCGCGAGGCGCTGGTCGAGGCGCTCACCGAATATTCCGGCGCCGTGGTCCTCGTCAGCCACGACATGCACCTGTTGGGCCTCGTGGCCGACCGGCTCTGGCTGGTGAAGGGCGGCGCGGTCGCCCCCTTCACCGAGGATCTCGAGGCCTACCGCCGCCAGCTTCTGGCGGGCGACGATCCGCCGCCCGAGAAGAAGGCCGAGAAGCCCGCGCCGAAGGCCGCCAGCCGCGAGGAGAAGCTCGCGCTGCGCGCCGAGGTGCGCCGCTGCGAGGAGCGGCTTGAGAAGCTGAACGGGATGCGCGACAAGCTTGCGACCAAGCTCGCCGATCCTGCGCTCTACGAGCCCGAGCGCCTGGGCGAGATGGAGACCTGGCAGAAGAAATATGCCGAAGTGATGGAGGGGCTCGACCGGGCCGAGGCGCTGTGGCTGACCGCGCAGGAGCGGCTCGAGGCGGCGGGCTGA
- a CDS encoding MarC family protein: MIETGFLITAFATLFVVVDPLGLVPLFIALTPGMTREERRAIGLRACFVAVGILTTFGLLGEAVLGFIGISMSAFRIAGGILLFLTALDMLFERRTQRREGQTAADHDHDPSVFPLAIPLIAGPGAIASMILLVGSAEDWTGVLAVHLVMLVTVASAFLLFLVAGPLERLLGRIGTLVITRLLGMLLAALSVQFVIDGIRGSGLLG; this comes from the coding sequence ATGATCGAGACGGGCTTCCTCATCACCGCCTTCGCCACGCTCTTCGTGGTGGTCGATCCGCTGGGGCTGGTGCCGCTCTTCATCGCGCTGACGCCCGGCATGACGCGCGAGGAGCGCCGCGCGATCGGCCTTCGCGCCTGCTTCGTGGCGGTGGGCATCCTCACCACCTTCGGCCTTCTCGGCGAGGCGGTGCTGGGCTTCATCGGCATCTCGATGTCCGCCTTCCGCATCGCGGGTGGGATCCTTCTGTTCCTCACCGCGCTCGACATGCTGTTCGAGCGCCGCACCCAGCGCCGCGAGGGCCAGACCGCGGCCGACCACGACCACGATCCGTCCGTCTTCCCGCTCGCCATCCCGCTCATCGCGGGCCCGGGCGCCATCGCCTCGATGATCCTGCTCGTGGGATCGGCCGAGGACTGGACGGGCGTTCTGGCCGTCCATCTGGTGATGCTGGTGACGGTGGCCTCGGCCTTCCTCCTGTTCCTCGTCGCAGGTCCGCTCGAGCGGCTGCTGGGCCGGATCGGCACGCTCGTCATCACCCGGCTTCTCGGCATGCTGCTCGCGGCCCTCTCGGTGCAGTTCGTGATCGACGGCATCCGCGGCTCGGGCCTGCTCGGCTGA
- a CDS encoding retropepsin-like aspartic protease family protein — protein MDGDLTARLIYLGLLLTALGAWVLVEYRGRLGAAIRAGLAWALIFVAVLAGYGLWRDIRSDLIPTQAVMEDSRIAVPRARDGHYYLTLEVAGTPIRFMADTGASSIVLSQADARRLGIEPDRLDYMGEAITANGPVRTARVRIGPVVLGPYSEQRIPAWVNEGPMDMSLLGMDYLRRFRIEIADDRMILSR, from the coding sequence ATGGACGGCGATCTGACGGCACGGCTGATCTATCTCGGGCTTCTCCTCACCGCGCTCGGCGCCTGGGTGCTGGTCGAATATCGCGGCCGCCTCGGCGCGGCGATCCGCGCGGGCCTCGCCTGGGCGCTGATCTTCGTGGCGGTGCTCGCGGGTTATGGCCTCTGGCGCGACATCCGCAGCGATCTCATCCCCACGCAGGCGGTGATGGAAGACAGCCGCATCGCGGTGCCCCGCGCGCGCGATGGCCACTATTATCTCACGCTCGAGGTGGCAGGCACGCCCATCCGCTTCATGGCCGATACGGGAGCCAGCTCCATCGTCCTCTCGCAGGCGGACGCCCGCAGGCTCGGGATCGAGCCGGACCGGCTCGACTACATGGGCGAGGCCATCACCGCGAACGGCCCGGTGCGCACGGCGCGGGTGCGGATCGGCCCGGTGGTCCTCGGCCCCTACAGCGAACAGCGCATCCCCGCCTGGGTCAATGAAGGGCCGATGGACATGTCGCTTCTGGGCATGGATTATCTGCGCCGCTTCCGCATCGAGATCGCCGACGACCGGATGATCCTGAGCCGCTGA
- a CDS encoding DNA polymerase III subunit chi, with the protein MFYHLTRSSAEDTLRLLLPRALGQGWRVMLRGTDRVRLEALDLALWRVPEEGFLPHGMEGGPHDAVQPVLLGTGAIGNGAQALMLLDGAETQAAEAAPLERVWILFDGLDEAELARARGQWKALTGAGVKAQYWSEESGRWEKKAEAG; encoded by the coding sequence ATGTTCTATCACCTGACGCGTTCCTCGGCCGAGGACACGCTGCGGCTGCTGCTGCCGCGGGCGCTCGGGCAGGGGTGGCGCGTCATGCTGCGGGGGACCGACCGGGTGCGGCTCGAGGCGCTGGATCTGGCGCTCTGGCGGGTGCCGGAGGAGGGATTTCTGCCGCACGGGATGGAGGGCGGGCCGCACGATGCGGTGCAGCCGGTGCTGCTCGGGACCGGCGCGATCGGCAACGGGGCGCAGGCGCTGATGCTGCTCGACGGGGCCGAGACGCAGGCTGCGGAGGCGGCGCCGCTCGAGCGGGTCTGGATCCTGTTCGACGGGCTGGACGAGGCGGAACTTGCCCGGGCGCGCGGGCAGTGGAAGGCGCTGACCGGCGCCGGCGTGAAGGCGCAATACTGGTCGGAGGAAAGCGGGCGCTGGGAGAAGAAGGCCGAGGCGGGCTGA
- a CDS encoding leucyl aminopeptidase has translation MTHPVPIQFQGLDLDALAGVAGRIVVFAGEGGTMGAAAKKVNRLMRGALERAAGSEAFGKLKQGDAMELGFPVGLAADAVQLVKLERRTDKAAARKAGGTIGRALSKVGTLVLADTIQRAADVSFGIALRAYDFTPHKTGEKSLPGPVTLMAANPEAVAAEAGPMAALAEGIFFTRDLVNEPANVLSTFDFAARLAAMHELGLEVEILEEEEMEKLGMRALLGVGQGSEHPSKLVVMQWKGGPEDQVPLALVGKGVVFDTGGISIKPAGGMEDMTMDMGGAAVVAGVMRTLAMRKARANVVGLVGIVENMPDGNAQRPGDVVRSMKGDTIEVINTDAEGRLVLADVLWYAQERFQPRGIVDLATLTGAIIVALGHENTGVFSNDDAFCGAFLKAAEAEGEGAWRMPMGERYDEMLKSRIADMRNSCGREAGSITAAHFLRRFVKPETPWIHLDIAGTALLKSDTALAPKGATGWGVLALDRMIRDMLET, from the coding sequence ATGACCCATCCCGTTCCCATCCAGTTCCAGGGGCTCGACCTCGACGCCCTGGCCGGCGTTGCCGGTCGCATCGTGGTTTTCGCGGGCGAGGGAGGCACGATGGGCGCGGCGGCCAAGAAGGTGAACCGCCTGATGCGGGGCGCGCTCGAGCGGGCCGCAGGCTCGGAAGCCTTCGGCAAGCTGAAGCAGGGCGATGCGATGGAGCTGGGCTTTCCCGTGGGTCTCGCGGCCGATGCGGTTCAGCTCGTGAAGCTCGAGCGGCGCACCGACAAGGCCGCTGCGCGGAAGGCGGGCGGCACCATCGGGCGGGCGCTCTCGAAGGTGGGCACCCTGGTGCTGGCCGACACGATCCAGCGGGCGGCCGATGTCTCGTTCGGCATCGCGCTCCGGGCCTATGACTTCACGCCGCACAAGACGGGCGAGAAGAGCCTGCCGGGGCCGGTGACGCTGATGGCGGCCAACCCCGAGGCGGTGGCGGCCGAGGCAGGCCCGATGGCGGCGCTGGCCGAGGGGATCTTCTTCACCCGCGATCTGGTGAACGAGCCCGCGAACGTGCTCTCGACCTTCGATTTCGCGGCGCGGCTTGCGGCGATGCACGAGCTCGGCCTCGAGGTGGAGATCCTCGAGGAAGAGGAGATGGAGAAGCTCGGGATGCGCGCGCTTCTGGGCGTGGGGCAGGGCTCCGAACATCCTTCGAAGCTCGTCGTCATGCAGTGGAAGGGCGGGCCCGAGGATCAGGTGCCGCTGGCGCTCGTGGGCAAGGGCGTGGTCTTCGACACCGGGGGCATCTCGATCAAGCCCGCGGGCGGCATGGAAGACATGACCATGGACATGGGCGGCGCGGCGGTGGTCGCGGGCGTCATGCGCACGCTCGCCATGCGCAAGGCGCGGGCCAATGTCGTGGGGCTCGTGGGCATCGTCGAGAACATGCCCGACGGCAATGCGCAGCGTCCGGGCGACGTGGTGCGCTCGATGAAGGGCGACACGATCGAGGTCATCAACACCGACGCCGAAGGCCGCCTCGTGCTGGCCGACGTGCTCTGGTATGCGCAGGAGCGTTTCCAGCCGCGCGGCATCGTCGATCTGGCGACCCTGACGGGGGCCATCATCGTGGCGCTCGGCCACGAGAACACGGGCGTCTTCTCGAACGACGATGCCTTCTGCGGCGCCTTCCTGAAGGCGGCCGAGGCGGAGGGCGAGGGCGCCTGGCGGATGCCGATGGGCGAGCGCTACGACGAGATGCTGAAGTCGCGGATCGCGGACATGCGCAACTCCTGCGGGCGCGAGGCGGGCTCGATCACCGCGGCCCATTTCCTGCGCCGCTTCGTGAAGCCCGAGACGCCCTGGATCCATCTCGACATCGCGGGCACGGCGCTGCTGAAATCGGACACGGCGCTGGCGCCGAAGGGCGCCACCGGCTGGGGGGTGCTGGCGCTCGACCGGATGATCCGGGACATGCTGGAGACGTGA
- the lptF gene encoding LPS export ABC transporter permease LptF, with protein MARFDRYLLSQLVALFGFFSLVLVLVYWINRAVGLFDDLISDGQSALVFLEFSLLALPNVIRLVLPLSAFAATIYVVNRLSQESELVVMQATGFSAFRLARPVIWFGLIVALMMIVLMNLLVPASRATLSARSAEISQNATARFLRDGEFLHPADGVTLYIREVTETGELRDLLLVDDRDPARSTAYTARRALLVRTDTTPKLLMIDGSAQTLTREGRRLELTRFDDVTYDLGAFMTGSGPKRRVLEELPTMTLLAPTAEVLEETRSTRAAALYEGHSRIGQPFLGFASSLIGFAALLLGSFSRFGLWWQILFAVLLLIVVQTINVAASGVGVTDEQLWPLAYAAPVTGFAIGILLLWIGQRPRRLRRALNGIFAS; from the coding sequence GTGGCTAGATTCGACAGATATCTCCTGTCGCAACTCGTGGCGCTGTTCGGCTTCTTTTCGCTGGTTCTGGTGCTCGTCTACTGGATCAATCGCGCCGTCGGCCTGTTCGACGACCTGATCTCGGACGGCCAGTCGGCGCTGGTCTTCCTCGAATTCTCGCTCCTCGCGCTGCCCAACGTGATCCGGCTCGTGCTGCCGCTCTCGGCCTTCGCGGCCACGATCTATGTCGTGAACCGCCTGAGCCAGGAATCGGAACTGGTGGTGATGCAGGCCACGGGCTTCTCGGCCTTCCGCCTCGCGCGGCCGGTGATCTGGTTCGGGCTGATCGTGGCGCTCATGATGATCGTGCTGATGAACCTGCTGGTGCCCGCCAGCCGCGCGACCCTCTCGGCCCGTTCGGCCGAGATCTCGCAGAATGCGACCGCCCGCTTCCTGCGTGATGGCGAGTTCCTGCATCCCGCCGACGGGGTGACGCTCTATATCCGCGAGGTGACCGAGACGGGCGAGCTGCGGGACCTGCTGCTCGTGGACGACCGCGACCCTGCGCGCTCGACCGCCTATACGGCGCGACGCGCGCTGCTCGTGCGCACCGACACGACACCGAAGCTTCTGATGATCGACGGCAGCGCCCAGACCCTCACCCGCGAGGGGCGCAGGCTCGAGCTCACCCGGTTCGACGATGTGACCTACGATCTCGGCGCCTTCATGACGGGCTCGGGCCCGAAGCGCCGCGTGCTCGAGGAACTGCCGACGATGACGCTCCTCGCCCCCACGGCAGAGGTGCTGGAAGAGACGCGCTCGACCCGCGCCGCGGCGCTCTACGAAGGGCACAGCCGGATCGGCCAGCCGTTCCTCGGGTTCGCCTCCTCGCTGATCGGCTTTGCGGCGCTGCTGCTCGGCAGCTTCAGCCGCTTCGGTCTCTGGTGGCAGATCCTGTTCGCCGTGCTCCTCCTGATCGTCGTGCAGACCATCAACGTGGCGGCCTCGGGCGTGGGCGTGACCGACGAGCAGCTCTGGCCGCTCGCCTATGCCGCCCCCGTCACCGGCTTCGCGATCGGGATCCTCCTGCTCTGGATCGGACAACGGCCGCGGCGGCTCCGGCGTGCGCTGAACGGGATCTTCGCCTCATGA
- the lptG gene encoding LPS export ABC transporter permease LptG gives MILSRYIARRFLRMVFIVFLAFFGLMMLIDVLDQMRRFSDEGITLVQAGLLSLLRVPATLYTILPLIVILAAVALFLGLARSSELVVVRAAGRSGLRFLVAPMVVALALGTVAVTVLNPIVAGTSRQYDAAAGRLARGEASILSISKEGLWLRQGGSGEQTVIHALRSNTDGTRLYAVTFLTFDAEGRPTGRIAAEQAALERGYWQLSGAKSWDLTEANPEARAGLPGNLRVTSELTREGIQDSFGDPSAIPIWELPAYVAGLERAGFSARKHRVWMQMEFALPATLAAMVLVAAGFTMRHSRFGGTGRMVLLALLGGFSLFFLRNFAQVLGENGQIPILLAAWSPPLIGVMGSLGLLLHLEDG, from the coding sequence ATGATCCTGTCACGCTACATCGCCCGACGCTTCCTGCGCATGGTGTTCATCGTCTTCCTGGCCTTCTTCGGCCTGATGATGCTGATCGACGTGCTGGATCAGATGCGCCGCTTTTCGGATGAGGGCATCACCCTCGTGCAGGCGGGGCTCCTGTCGCTCCTGCGCGTGCCGGCCACGCTCTATACCATCCTGCCGCTGATCGTGATCCTCGCTGCCGTCGCGCTCTTCCTCGGCCTTGCCCGGTCGAGCGAGCTTGTGGTGGTGCGCGCGGCGGGCCGGTCGGGGCTGCGCTTCCTCGTGGCCCCGATGGTGGTGGCGCTGGCGCTCGGCACGGTGGCGGTGACGGTGCTGAACCCGATCGTCGCGGGCACCTCGCGGCAGTATGATGCCGCAGCGGGCCGGCTCGCCCGGGGCGAGGCGAGCATCCTGTCGATCTCGAAGGAAGGGCTCTGGCTGCGGCAGGGCGGATCGGGCGAGCAGACGGTGATCCATGCCCTGCGCTCGAACACCGACGGCACCCGGCTCTATGCGGTGACCTTCCTTACCTTCGACGCCGAGGGCCGGCCCACCGGGCGGATCGCCGCCGAGCAGGCGGCGCTGGAGCGCGGCTACTGGCAGCTCTCGGGCGCGAAGAGCTGGGATCTGACCGAAGCCAATCCCGAGGCGCGCGCGGGCCTGCCCGGCAACCTCCGCGTCACCTCCGAGCTCACGCGCGAGGGGATCCAGGACAGTTTCGGCGATCCCTCGGCCATCCCGATCTGGGAGCTTCCGGCCTATGTGGCGGGGCTCGAGCGCGCGGGCTTCTCGGCCCGCAAGCACCGGGTCTGGATGCAGATGGAATTCGCCCTCCCCGCGACGCTTGCCGCCATGGTGCTGGTGGCCGCGGGCTTCACCATGCGCCACAGCCGCTTCGGCGGCACGGGCCGCATGGTCCTTCTCGCCCTTCTGGGCGGCTTCAGCCTGTTCTTCCTGCGCAACTTCGCACAGGTGCTGGGAGAGAACGGACAGATCCCCATCCTGCTCGCCGCCTGGAGCCCGCCGCTGATCGGCGTCATGGGCTCGCTCGGCCTGCTTCTGCATCTCGAGGACGGCTGA
- a CDS encoding LPS-assembly protein LptD has protein sequence MRFLRTLLLSATILAPLPAAAQEKATLVADSVSIANDTTLVAEGHVEVLYQGTRLSATRVLYDQAADRLTIDGPIVLDNGEGQIVLADQAALSGDLANGVLTSARLVLDQQLQLASSELARVGNRYTALGRTVASSCQICADNPVPLWEVRASRVVHDTQERQIYFDNASLRIAGVPVAYLPRLRIADATLDRATGFLRPELRTTSQLGTGVLAPYFIKLGDSRDLTLLPQITTKGGRSLGARYREAFSFGAIEAEGAVSRDEILPDDRRGYLFARGAFDLPRDFTLAFQIEEVSDRAYYLDYGLGEKDRLASGFQVDRARRNEYISGRILKFRTLREDEDNDTIPSLVADATFHRRFGFGPLGGEGGIRFSTHSHRRDSTDPLDSDLDADTIADGRDMSRASVLVDWRRNWMLGGGILGSALAEIGADAYDISQDAAWEGSDTRIHGAGGIELRWPWVRSSASGASDVIQPVLQAVWADTSGDRIPNEDSVLVEFDEGSLFSLDRFPGSDAVEDGGRAAIGVNWTRYDPAGWSLGATLGQVIWQEEDPGFSEASGFDGNQSDWLAALQLSLQNGLTLTQRTIVDKDFGVTKAEWQIDLDRDRYGITSRYVRIRESTEEARPDPVEELTLDTRYRLTDAWTANAEGRYDFEADRTARAGVGLEFRNECLKVDLSLSRRFTSSTSVTPSTDFGLSVDLIGFGSGATPGPSRVCRR, from the coding sequence ATGCGCTTTTTGCGGACTCTGCTTCTGTCTGCCACCATCCTCGCGCCGCTGCCCGCGGCCGCGCAGGAGAAGGCCACGCTCGTAGCCGACAGCGTGTCGATTGCGAACGACACCACACTGGTGGCCGAGGGCCATGTCGAGGTGCTCTATCAGGGCACGCGCCTCAGTGCGACGCGCGTGCTCTACGATCAGGCGGCGGACCGGCTGACCATCGACGGGCCCATCGTGCTCGACAACGGCGAGGGCCAGATCGTGCTGGCCGATCAGGCAGCGCTGTCGGGCGATCTGGCCAACGGGGTCCTGACCAGCGCCCGGCTGGTGCTCGACCAGCAGCTTCAGCTGGCCTCCTCCGAGCTTGCGCGGGTGGGCAACCGCTACACGGCCCTCGGCCGCACCGTCGCCTCCTCCTGCCAGATCTGCGCGGACAATCCGGTGCCGCTCTGGGAAGTGCGCGCCAGCCGCGTGGTCCACGACACGCAGGAGCGGCAGATCTATTTCGACAATGCCTCGCTGCGCATCGCCGGGGTCCCGGTGGCCTACCTCCCGCGGCTGCGCATCGCGGATGCGACGCTCGACCGGGCCACGGGCTTCCTGCGTCCCGAGCTGCGCACCACGAGCCAGCTCGGCACCGGCGTGCTCGCGCCCTACTTCATCAAGCTCGGCGACAGCCGCGACCTGACGCTCCTGCCCCAGATCACCACCAAGGGCGGCCGCTCGCTCGGCGCGCGCTACCGCGAGGCCTTCTCCTTCGGAGCCATCGAGGCGGAAGGTGCGGTCTCGCGCGACGAGATCCTGCCCGACGACCGGCGGGGCTATCTCTTCGCGCGCGGCGCCTTCGACCTGCCGCGCGATTTCACGCTGGCCTTCCAGATCGAGGAGGTGAGCGACCGGGCCTATTATCTCGACTATGGCCTCGGCGAGAAGGACCGTCTCGCCTCCGGCTTTCAGGTCGATCGGGCGCGGCGGAACGAGTACATCTCGGGGCGCATCCTGAAATTCCGCACGCTGCGCGAGGATGAGGACAACGATACGATCCCCTCCCTCGTGGCGGACGCGACCTTCCACCGACGCTTCGGCTTCGGACCGCTCGGCGGCGAGGGCGGGATCCGCTTCTCGACCCACAGCCACCGGCGCGACTCGACCGATCCGCTCGACAGCGACCTCGACGCCGATACGATCGCCGACGGACGCGACATGTCGCGGGCCTCGGTGCTGGTGGACTGGCGCCGCAACTGGATGCTCGGCGGCGGGATCCTCGGCTCGGCGCTGGCCGAGATCGGCGCCGACGCCTACGACATCTCGCAGGACGCCGCCTGGGAAGGCTCGGACACGCGGATCCATGGCGCCGGCGGCATCGAGCTGCGCTGGCCCTGGGTGCGCAGCAGCGCGAGCGGCGCCAGCGACGTGATCCAGCCGGTGCTGCAGGCGGTCTGGGCCGATACATCCGGCGACCGCATCCCGAACGAGGATTCGGTCCTGGTGGAATTCGACGAAGGCAGCCTCTTCTCGCTCGACCGATTCCCCGGCTCGGACGCGGTCGAGGACGGCGGGCGCGCGGCCATCGGCGTGAACTGGACGCGCTACGATCCGGCAGGCTGGTCGCTGGGCGCCACCCTCGGTCAGGTGATCTGGCAGGAGGAGGATCCCGGCTTCTCCGAGGCCTCCGGCTTCGACGGCAATCAGTCGGACTGGCTGGCCGCGCTGCAGCTGTCGCTGCAGAACGGGCTCACCCTCACCCAGCGCACCATCGTCGACAAGGACTTCGGCGTGACCAAGGCCGAATGGCAGATCGACCTCGACCGCGACCGCTACGGCATCACCTCGCGCTATGTCCGCATCCGCGAGAGCACCGAGGAGGCGCGGCCGGATCCGGTCGAGGAACTGACGCTCGACACGCGCTACCGGCTGACCGACGCCTGGACCGCAAACGCCGAGGGCCGCTACGATTTCGAGGCCGACCGCACGGCGCGGGCCGGGGTCGGGCTCGAGTTCCGGAACGAGTGTCTGAAGGTGGATCTTTCCCTCTCGCGTCGGTTCACTTCCTCGACTAGTGTGACGCCGAGCACGGATTTCGGCCTGTCGGTCGATCTCATCGGCTTCGGCAGCGGAGCGACCCCTGGCCCGTCGCGGGTCTGCCGCAGGTGA